Proteins encoded in a region of the Acidobacteriota bacterium genome:
- a CDS encoding TonB-dependent receptor — protein sequence MTIHRLFSRLGIGAAALLIALSATNVSAQTMTGTIAGHVTDAQGGALPGVVVTLSSRFGEATQTTDAQGEFRFLGLNTGVYEVRTMLNGFKPRVQSSLDITIGKSIELKLTLELGGVTEAITVVGSTAKVDTTTTATDTTISQDLLFSMPISRANPAVSMLNYAPGINSSSAFGGAAGSANSLLVDGVDVRDPEAGTAWVFFNYNIIEQVQIGSLGQSAEFGGFTGAVINTVTKSGGNRFAGLFEQRYTSKRFRGDNVSAAVTKINPSIKATGVDSLKDYTVQLGGPLRANKAFFFASVQRYAIKQDPDGPRTLRTEVSPRFNGKLTFQPTASDNIVASFQYDNYNQGGRTGLGGVDGTTDARVVQQDSPEWTWNGQYRKVLGNSGLFEAKMLGYWGYFDLDPLTPTSARQDGETGAYSGGAGYSAQYDRTRNQLNASLAKYVEAKGTHAFKFGVEIERSNIRNRYAYTDGLFFYDYGGAPYLAYAYQYDVKGRNDRMSIFAQDQWQVGRLTANIGARMDRIKGTGTSDNKRYYDVAPIAPRLGLAFDVGGDGKSVLRAYYGQLYDGAVFASWSNALPGIGDYIIYEATGTIANTQVTEIDRISGASKYTVRDDLKHPRTDEISVAFERELGRGLKATATYIRRDAKNFINSTLIGAQWTPASYTNPLNGKTETIYRWANRTSDQKFQIGNVDNFQYNGAPAADAYRTYNGGMFVLTRAYSNRWQAQISYVYSETNGTVTNGSTSGIVSSQFQTPNLVHVNSDGLVGFDRTHEFKAFAGYQIPVVEVSANIYYRALSGTPWTPFQRVAAATFNWTGSIDLNLEPRGSRRTESQQLLDLRLEKVFNVGANRFGLYVDAENLLNTGFQTSVQTRNPSVSIAGTTVLLGGVTAINAPRQFTFGGRWSF from the coding sequence ATGACAATCCACAGACTGTTTTCACGGTTGGGCATTGGCGCCGCGGCGCTGCTGATCGCGCTCTCGGCGACCAACGTTTCCGCACAAACGATGACGGGCACCATTGCCGGTCACGTGACCGACGCGCAGGGTGGCGCTCTTCCCGGCGTGGTGGTGACCTTGAGCAGCCGATTCGGAGAGGCGACCCAGACCACGGATGCGCAGGGTGAGTTCCGCTTCCTGGGCCTGAACACCGGTGTGTACGAAGTGCGCACGATGTTGAACGGTTTCAAGCCGAGAGTTCAGTCGAGTCTGGACATTACGATCGGCAAGTCCATCGAGCTCAAGCTCACGCTGGAACTTGGCGGCGTGACTGAGGCGATCACCGTCGTCGGCTCGACGGCCAAGGTGGATACCACGACCACGGCCACTGATACGACGATCTCGCAGGACCTGCTGTTCAGCATGCCGATCTCGCGCGCCAATCCGGCCGTGAGCATGTTGAACTACGCGCCGGGTATCAACAGCAGTTCGGCGTTTGGCGGCGCGGCCGGATCGGCCAACTCGCTTCTGGTTGATGGCGTCGACGTGCGCGACCCGGAAGCGGGCACGGCCTGGGTGTTCTTCAACTACAACATCATCGAGCAGGTGCAGATCGGATCGCTGGGCCAGTCAGCCGAGTTCGGCGGATTCACGGGCGCGGTGATCAACACGGTGACCAAGTCGGGCGGTAACCGGTTCGCGGGCTTGTTCGAGCAGCGGTACACCAGCAAGCGCTTCCGTGGCGACAACGTGTCGGCGGCCGTGACGAAGATCAACCCGTCGATCAAGGCCACGGGCGTGGACAGCCTCAAGGACTACACCGTGCAGTTGGGCGGTCCATTGCGCGCGAACAAGGCATTCTTCTTCGCGAGTGTTCAGCGGTACGCCATCAAGCAGGATCCGGATGGCCCGCGGACGCTGCGGACGGAAGTCAGCCCGCGCTTTAATGGCAAACTCACGTTCCAGCCGACGGCGTCCGACAACATTGTCGCGTCCTTCCAGTACGACAACTACAACCAGGGTGGCCGCACCGGTCTGGGTGGCGTCGACGGCACCACCGACGCGCGCGTGGTGCAACAGGACTCGCCTGAATGGACCTGGAACGGCCAGTACCGCAAGGTGTTGGGCAACAGCGGGCTGTTCGAAGCGAAGATGCTGGGTTACTGGGGTTATTTCGATCTGGATCCGCTGACGCCGACGTCGGCGCGCCAGGACGGTGAGACTGGGGCCTACAGCGGTGGCGCCGGCTACAGCGCGCAGTACGACCGCACGCGCAACCAGCTCAACGCCTCGCTGGCGAAGTACGTGGAGGCCAAGGGCACGCATGCGTTCAAGTTCGGCGTGGAGATCGAGCGCAGCAACATCCGCAACCGGTACGCATACACCGACGGCTTGTTCTTCTACGACTACGGTGGCGCACCGTACCTGGCGTACGCGTACCAGTACGACGTCAAGGGCCGCAACGACCGCATGTCGATCTTCGCGCAGGATCAGTGGCAGGTGGGCCGCCTGACCGCGAACATCGGTGCGCGTATGGACCGGATCAAGGGCACCGGGACGTCGGACAACAAGCGGTACTACGACGTGGCGCCGATCGCGCCGCGCCTGGGCCTGGCGTTTGACGTCGGTGGCGACGGCAAGTCCGTGCTGCGCGCGTATTACGGGCAGCTCTACGACGGCGCGGTGTTCGCGTCGTGGTCGAACGCACTGCCGGGCATCGGCGACTACATCATCTATGAGGCGACGGGGACCATCGCGAACACTCAGGTGACGGAAATCGACCGCATTTCGGGCGCCAGCAAGTACACCGTGCGTGATGACCTGAAACATCCCCGAACGGATGAAATCAGCGTGGCATTCGAACGCGAGCTGGGTCGGGGCCTCAAGGCGACGGCCACGTACATCAGGCGTGATGCGAAGAACTTCATCAACTCCACGTTGATTGGCGCCCAGTGGACGCCGGCCAGCTATACGAACCCGTTGAATGGGAAGACCGAGACCATTTACCGGTGGGCGAACCGCACGTCTGATCAGAAGTTCCAGATCGGGAACGTGGACAACTTCCAGTACAACGGAGCGCCTGCGGCGGATGCCTACCGCACCTACAACGGCGGCATGTTTGTGTTGACACGCGCGTATTCCAACCGGTGGCAGGCCCAGATCTCCTACGTCTACTCGGAGACCAACGGCACCGTCACGAACGGGTCCACGTCGGGCATTGTCAGCAGCCAGTTCCAGACGCCGAACCTGGTGCACGTCAATTCCGACGGCCTCGTCGGCTTCGACCGGACACATGAATTCAAGGCCTTCGCGGGCTATCAGATTCCTGTGGTCGAGGTCTCGGCCAATATCTACTACCGCGCGTTGAGTGGCACGCCGTGGACGCCGTTCCAGCGCGTGGCGGCCGCCACGTTCAACTGGACCGGGAGCATCGACCTGAACCTCGAACCGCGGGGTAGCCGCCGCACAGAGTCTCAGCAGTTGCTCGACCTGCGCCTTGAAAAGGTGTTCAACGTGGGCGCGAACCGCTTCGGTCTGTATGTGGACGCCGAGAACCTCCTCAACACCGGGTTCCAGACGTCCGTGCAGACACGCAACCCCTCGGTGTCCATCGCCGGGACAACCGTGCTTCTGGGCGGCGTCACGGCCATCAATGCGCCGAGGCAGTTCACCTTCGGGGGACGCTGGAGCTTCTAA